The genomic interval CATATATGTGCCTACCGTGCAAAGAAAGAATTACGGAAAATACCGAAAAGCGGCGGGCAGATGGTCTACTTCCAGACACCTCGTTACAAGTTCAAGAGGAAGAATGGTAATAGAAAAAGAGTAGCCAATGAACTCCCATTTTGAGTTCGGCTACTCTTTTTATTTATTCTTTTACTGATTAAATTTAGGCTCATTTTCAATATCTAGGTAAAGCTGCCGCACAAACTCGGCGGGGAATTTCTTTTGTCCTGGCTTCCCCTCATCTGTAAAGGACACGACATACATACCAT from Bacillus horti carries:
- a CDS encoding YlaI family protein, with the translated sequence MKVQCVICDQVEEIHPDSLLGKKLRNHPLVTYMCLPCKERITENTEKRRADGLLPDTSLQVQEEEW